A single window of Salvia splendens isolate huo1 chromosome 8, SspV2, whole genome shotgun sequence DNA harbors:
- the LOC121744888 gene encoding uncharacterized protein LOC121744888 isoform X2, giving the protein MAASNNNNSAAVTAAESASSDELAAKLAHKRFEGLVTVRTKAIKGKGAWYWAHLEPILVHNSDTGLPKSVKLRCSLCDSVFSASNPSRTASEHLKRGTCPNFSSKRTSIDHHSPPLTIVDPSKFTVDLSYPPAVQQHQQQLVLSGGREDLGALAMLEASVKRLKSPKPWPAPSLTKAQSDSALDLLADWVYDNCGSVALSSIDHPKFESFLSHVGLPAVSRKDLIGPRLDARYAQAKAQSEAKIRDAMFFQIAADGWKSDDYPVHLALNLPNGTNVFRKAVFTAPSVSAHAEEILWDTVVEICGSTVQQCVGIVSDRFKTALKNLEDRHRWMVNITCQHHAFTALIKDFGNELPLFKTVAGNCLQLASFINNNSRIRRSFHKYQLQEYGHAALFRVEASDLIEDIIASAGALQLLFSDESYKEEPATREIEEMRRNPHFWNEVEAVHSLVKMIKSMAQEIEAEKPRIGQCLPLWEELRVKLKEWCSKFHIPQPPLERIVEKRFKKNYHPSWAAAFVLDPLYLIRDATGKYLPPFKCLTSDQEKDVDRLITRLVSREEAHVAVMELMKWRSQGLDPVYAQAVQLKQRDPSSGKMRVANPQSSRLVWETYLSEFKSLGKVAVRLIFLHATSCALKLNRPLVRWAGPRDRLQKMIFIAAHSKMERIPNEDDKDGEIFALENGEDDVLNEVFVDTSSVI; this is encoded by the exons ATGGCGGCGAGCAACAACAACAACTCCGCCGCCGTCACGGCGGCGGAATCCGCTTCCTCGGACGAGCTGGCGGCGAAGCTCGCCCACAAGCGGTTCGAAGGGCTGGTGACGGTACGGACGAAGGCGATTAAGGGGAAAGGCGCCTGGTACTGGGCCCACCTCGAGCCGATCCTCGTCCACAACTCCGACACCGGCCTCCCCAAGTCCGTCAAGCTCCGCTGCTCCCTCTGCGACTCCGTCTTCTCCGCCTCCAACCCCTCCCGCACCGCCTCCGAGCACCTCAAGCGCGGCACCTGCCCTAATTTCTCCTCCAAGCGCACCTCCATTGACCACCACTCCCCTCCGTTGACCATCGTTGACCCGTCAAAATTTACGGTAGACTTATCCTACCCGCCTGCAGTGCAGCAACATCAACAGCAGCTGGTGCTGTCAGGCGGGCGGGAGGATTTGGGGGCCCTGGCAATGCTGGAGGCCAGCGTGAAGCGCCTCAAGAGCCCCAAGCCATGGCCCGCCCCAAGCCTCACCAAGGCCCAATCCGACTCCGCCTTGGATCTCCTCGCCGACTGGGTGTACGACAACTGCGGCTCCGTCGCCCTCTCCAGCATCGATCACCCCAAATTCGAGTCCTTCCTCAGCCACGTGGGCCTCCCTGCGGTCTCAAGGAAGGACCTGATCGGGCCCAGACTGGACGCCAGGTACGCCCAGGCAAAGGCCCAATCCGAGGCCAAAATCCGCGACGCCATGTTCTTCCAGATTGCAGCTGACGGCTGGAAATCCGACGACTATCCCGTCCATTTAGCGCTCAATCTCCCAAACGGCACCAACGTCTTCCGCAAGGCCGTCTTTACCGCGCCCTCCGTCTCCGCCCACGCCGAGGAGATTCTCTGGGACACCGTCGTTGAGATTTGCGGCAGCACCGTGCAGCAGTGTGTCGGGATAGTCTCCGACAGGTTCAAGACGGCTCTCAAGAATCTGGAAGATCGCCACCGTTGGATGGTCAACATCACCTGCCAGCATCACGCCTTCACCGCCTTGATCAAGGATTTCGGCAACGAGCTTCCCCTGTTCAAGACCGTCGCCGGCAATTGCCTCCAACTCGCCTCCTTCATCAACAACAACTCCCGAATCCGCCGCAGTTTCCACAAATACCAGCTCCAGGAATACGGGCACGCCGCCCTCTTCAGAGTGGAGGCCTCGGATTTGATAGAAGACATTATCGCCTCCGCAGGAGCTCTCCAGCTCCTCTTCTCCGACGAATCGTATAAAGAGGAGCCGGCAACAAGAGAAATAGAAGAAATGAGGAGAAATCCACACTTTTGGAATGAAGTAGAGGCAGTCCATTCTCTAGTGAAGATGATCAAATCAATGGCGCAAGAGATCGAAGCGGAAAAGCCGAGAATCGGGCAATGCCTCCCTCTCTGGGAGGAGCTCCGGGTGAAGCTAAAGGAATGGTGCTCCAAATTCCACATTCCTCAACCTCCCTTGGAGAGGATCGTAGAAAAAAGATTCAAGAAAAACTACCACCCATCATGGGCTGCAGCGTTCGTCCTTGATCCCCTCTACCTGATCAGAGACGCCACCGGAAAATACTTGCCACCGTTCAAATGCCTGACGAGTGACCAGGAGAAGGACGTGGACAGGCTGATCACGCGCCTGGTGTCGCGGGAGGAGGCCCACGTGGCTGTGATGGAGCTCATGAAGTGGAGGAGTCAAGGCCTGGACCCGGTGTACGCACAGGCGGTGCAGCTGAAGCAGAGGGATCCGAGTTCGGGGAAGATGAGGGTTGCCAACCCGCAGAGCAGCAGGCTCGTGTGGGAGACGTACCTCAGCGAGTTCAAGTCGCTAGGGAAGGTCGCGGTCAGGCTCATCTTCCTGCACGCGACCTCGTGCGCCCTGAAGCTCAACCGGCCCCTCGTGAGATGGGCGGGGCCGAGGGATAGGCTGCAGAAGATGATATTCATTGCTGCTCATTCCAAGATGGAGAGAATTCCCAATGAGGATGACAAGGATGGGGAGATCTTCGCCTTGGAAAATGGTGAGGATGATGTGCTCAATGAGGTTTTTGTTGATACTTCCTCTGT CATTTGA
- the LOC121744931 gene encoding peroxisome biogenesis protein 19-2-like has translation MADHYDDLDELLDTALDDFQSLNLASSAQRFEDDNGNNGGSKLEGCTLTSGNVQGLGMGLPDLKAKKKGKQKVPLPPPKQESHITDALDQLREQTREAVKGLESVSGPRPPVAGDGFGADPMMEDWVKQFEELTGTQDMESIVETMMQQLLSKEILYEPMKEIGERYPTWLEKNKSKLTDEEYARYSNQFQFIKDLNQVYEAEPENFNKIVELMQKMQDCGQPPNDIVQELAPDFDLSNLGQLSPEMFESQQNCRIM, from the exons ATGGCTGACCACTACGACGATTTAGACGAGCTTCTTGACA CCGCTTTGGATGATTTTCAGAGCCTTAATCTCGCATCTTCTGCTCAAAG ATTTGAAGATGATAATGGTAATAATGGAGGGAGCAAGCTAGAGGGTTGTACATTGACTAGTGGGAATGTTCAAGGGTTAGGAATGGGGTTGCCTGATTTGAAGGCCAAGAAAAAGGGTAAACAAAAGGTGCCACTACCACCGCCGAAGCAAGAATCACACATCACGGATGCACTTGATCAGTTGAGGGAGCAAACTAGGGAGGCGGTGAAAGGCTTGGAATCGGTGTCTGGGCCTCGACCCCCGGTGGCTGGAGATGGCTTTGGTGCAGACCCAATGATGGAGGATTGGGTCAAGCAGTTCGAGGAGCTTACGGGCACACAG GATATGGAGTCAATTGTAGAAACCATGATGCAACAGCTCCTATCCAAGGAGATCCTTTACGAACCTATGAAAGAAATTGGTGAACGCTACCCAACATGGTTGGAAAAGAATAAATCGAAACTGACAGATGAAGAGTACGCCCGATATTCGAATCAATTCCAGTTTATCAAAGATCTGAATCAAGTGTATGAAGCCGAGCCTGAAAACTTCAACAAGATTGTTGAGCTTATGCAGAAAATGCAAGACTGTGGTCAACCACCCAATGATATCGTGCAAGAGCTTGCCCCAGACTTTGATCTATCGAATCTCGGTCAATT GTCGCCAGAAATGTTCGAGTCTCAACAGAATTGTCGCATCATGTGA
- the LOC121744888 gene encoding uncharacterized protein LOC121744888 isoform X1: MAASNNNNSAAVTAAESASSDELAAKLAHKRFEGLVTVRTKAIKGKGAWYWAHLEPILVHNSDTGLPKSVKLRCSLCDSVFSASNPSRTASEHLKRGTCPNFSSKRTSIDHHSPPLTIVDPSKFTVDLSYPPAVQQHQQQLVLSGGREDLGALAMLEASVKRLKSPKPWPAPSLTKAQSDSALDLLADWVYDNCGSVALSSIDHPKFESFLSHVGLPAVSRKDLIGPRLDARYAQAKAQSEAKIRDAMFFQIAADGWKSDDYPVHLALNLPNGTNVFRKAVFTAPSVSAHAEEILWDTVVEICGSTVQQCVGIVSDRFKTALKNLEDRHRWMVNITCQHHAFTALIKDFGNELPLFKTVAGNCLQLASFINNNSRIRRSFHKYQLQEYGHAALFRVEASDLIEDIIASAGALQLLFSDESYKEEPATREIEEMRRNPHFWNEVEAVHSLVKMIKSMAQEIEAEKPRIGQCLPLWEELRVKLKEWCSKFHIPQPPLERIVEKRFKKNYHPSWAAAFVLDPLYLIRDATGKYLPPFKCLTSDQEKDVDRLITRLVSREEAHVAVMELMKWRSQGLDPVYAQAVQLKQRDPSSGKMRVANPQSSRLVWETYLSEFKSLGKVAVRLIFLHATSCALKLNRPLVRWAGPRDRLQKMIFIAAHSKMERIPNEDDKDGEIFALENGEDDVLNEVFVDTSSVSI; this comes from the exons ATGGCGGCGAGCAACAACAACAACTCCGCCGCCGTCACGGCGGCGGAATCCGCTTCCTCGGACGAGCTGGCGGCGAAGCTCGCCCACAAGCGGTTCGAAGGGCTGGTGACGGTACGGACGAAGGCGATTAAGGGGAAAGGCGCCTGGTACTGGGCCCACCTCGAGCCGATCCTCGTCCACAACTCCGACACCGGCCTCCCCAAGTCCGTCAAGCTCCGCTGCTCCCTCTGCGACTCCGTCTTCTCCGCCTCCAACCCCTCCCGCACCGCCTCCGAGCACCTCAAGCGCGGCACCTGCCCTAATTTCTCCTCCAAGCGCACCTCCATTGACCACCACTCCCCTCCGTTGACCATCGTTGACCCGTCAAAATTTACGGTAGACTTATCCTACCCGCCTGCAGTGCAGCAACATCAACAGCAGCTGGTGCTGTCAGGCGGGCGGGAGGATTTGGGGGCCCTGGCAATGCTGGAGGCCAGCGTGAAGCGCCTCAAGAGCCCCAAGCCATGGCCCGCCCCAAGCCTCACCAAGGCCCAATCCGACTCCGCCTTGGATCTCCTCGCCGACTGGGTGTACGACAACTGCGGCTCCGTCGCCCTCTCCAGCATCGATCACCCCAAATTCGAGTCCTTCCTCAGCCACGTGGGCCTCCCTGCGGTCTCAAGGAAGGACCTGATCGGGCCCAGACTGGACGCCAGGTACGCCCAGGCAAAGGCCCAATCCGAGGCCAAAATCCGCGACGCCATGTTCTTCCAGATTGCAGCTGACGGCTGGAAATCCGACGACTATCCCGTCCATTTAGCGCTCAATCTCCCAAACGGCACCAACGTCTTCCGCAAGGCCGTCTTTACCGCGCCCTCCGTCTCCGCCCACGCCGAGGAGATTCTCTGGGACACCGTCGTTGAGATTTGCGGCAGCACCGTGCAGCAGTGTGTCGGGATAGTCTCCGACAGGTTCAAGACGGCTCTCAAGAATCTGGAAGATCGCCACCGTTGGATGGTCAACATCACCTGCCAGCATCACGCCTTCACCGCCTTGATCAAGGATTTCGGCAACGAGCTTCCCCTGTTCAAGACCGTCGCCGGCAATTGCCTCCAACTCGCCTCCTTCATCAACAACAACTCCCGAATCCGCCGCAGTTTCCACAAATACCAGCTCCAGGAATACGGGCACGCCGCCCTCTTCAGAGTGGAGGCCTCGGATTTGATAGAAGACATTATCGCCTCCGCAGGAGCTCTCCAGCTCCTCTTCTCCGACGAATCGTATAAAGAGGAGCCGGCAACAAGAGAAATAGAAGAAATGAGGAGAAATCCACACTTTTGGAATGAAGTAGAGGCAGTCCATTCTCTAGTGAAGATGATCAAATCAATGGCGCAAGAGATCGAAGCGGAAAAGCCGAGAATCGGGCAATGCCTCCCTCTCTGGGAGGAGCTCCGGGTGAAGCTAAAGGAATGGTGCTCCAAATTCCACATTCCTCAACCTCCCTTGGAGAGGATCGTAGAAAAAAGATTCAAGAAAAACTACCACCCATCATGGGCTGCAGCGTTCGTCCTTGATCCCCTCTACCTGATCAGAGACGCCACCGGAAAATACTTGCCACCGTTCAAATGCCTGACGAGTGACCAGGAGAAGGACGTGGACAGGCTGATCACGCGCCTGGTGTCGCGGGAGGAGGCCCACGTGGCTGTGATGGAGCTCATGAAGTGGAGGAGTCAAGGCCTGGACCCGGTGTACGCACAGGCGGTGCAGCTGAAGCAGAGGGATCCGAGTTCGGGGAAGATGAGGGTTGCCAACCCGCAGAGCAGCAGGCTCGTGTGGGAGACGTACCTCAGCGAGTTCAAGTCGCTAGGGAAGGTCGCGGTCAGGCTCATCTTCCTGCACGCGACCTCGTGCGCCCTGAAGCTCAACCGGCCCCTCGTGAGATGGGCGGGGCCGAGGGATAGGCTGCAGAAGATGATATTCATTGCTGCTCATTCCAAGATGGAGAGAATTCCCAATGAGGATGACAAGGATGGGGAGATCTTCGCCTTGGAAAATGGTGAGGATGATGTGCTCAATGAGGTTTTTGTTGATACTTCCTCTGT GAGCATTTGA
- the LOC121744888 gene encoding uncharacterized protein LOC121744888 isoform X3, whose translation MAASNNNNSAAVTAAESASSDELAAKLAHKRFEGLVTVRTKAIKGKGAWYWAHLEPILVHNSDTGLPKSVKLRCSLCDSVFSASNPSRTASEHLKRGTCPNFSSKRTSIDHHSPPLTIVDPSKFTVDLSYPPAVQQHQQQLVLSGGREDLGALAMLEASVKRLKSPKPWPAPSLTKAQSDSALDLLADWVYDNCGSVALSSIDHPKFESFLSHVGLPAVSRKDLIGPRLDARYAQAKAQSEAKIRDAMFFQIAADGWKSDDYPVHLALNLPNGTNVFRKAVFTAPSVSAHAEEILWDTVVEICGSTVQQCVGIVSDRFKTALKNLEDRHRWMVNITCQHHAFTALIKDFGNELPLFKTVAGNCLQLASFINNNSRIRRSFHKYQLQEYGHAALFRVEASDLIEDIIASAGALQLLFSDESYKEEPATREIEEMRRNPHFWNEVEAVHSLVKMIKSMAQEIEAEKPRIGQCLPLWEELRVKLKEWCSKFHIPQPPLERIVEKRFKKNYHPSWAAAFVLDPLYLIRDATGKYLPPFKCLTSDQEKDVDRLITRLVSREEAHVAVMELMKWRSQGLDPVYAQAVQLKQRDPSSGKMRVANPQSSRLVWETYLSEFKSLGKVAVRLIFLHATSCALKLNRPLVRWAGPRDRLQKMIFIAAHSKMERIPNEDDKDGEIFALENGAFDPYMVRTS comes from the exons ATGGCGGCGAGCAACAACAACAACTCCGCCGCCGTCACGGCGGCGGAATCCGCTTCCTCGGACGAGCTGGCGGCGAAGCTCGCCCACAAGCGGTTCGAAGGGCTGGTGACGGTACGGACGAAGGCGATTAAGGGGAAAGGCGCCTGGTACTGGGCCCACCTCGAGCCGATCCTCGTCCACAACTCCGACACCGGCCTCCCCAAGTCCGTCAAGCTCCGCTGCTCCCTCTGCGACTCCGTCTTCTCCGCCTCCAACCCCTCCCGCACCGCCTCCGAGCACCTCAAGCGCGGCACCTGCCCTAATTTCTCCTCCAAGCGCACCTCCATTGACCACCACTCCCCTCCGTTGACCATCGTTGACCCGTCAAAATTTACGGTAGACTTATCCTACCCGCCTGCAGTGCAGCAACATCAACAGCAGCTGGTGCTGTCAGGCGGGCGGGAGGATTTGGGGGCCCTGGCAATGCTGGAGGCCAGCGTGAAGCGCCTCAAGAGCCCCAAGCCATGGCCCGCCCCAAGCCTCACCAAGGCCCAATCCGACTCCGCCTTGGATCTCCTCGCCGACTGGGTGTACGACAACTGCGGCTCCGTCGCCCTCTCCAGCATCGATCACCCCAAATTCGAGTCCTTCCTCAGCCACGTGGGCCTCCCTGCGGTCTCAAGGAAGGACCTGATCGGGCCCAGACTGGACGCCAGGTACGCCCAGGCAAAGGCCCAATCCGAGGCCAAAATCCGCGACGCCATGTTCTTCCAGATTGCAGCTGACGGCTGGAAATCCGACGACTATCCCGTCCATTTAGCGCTCAATCTCCCAAACGGCACCAACGTCTTCCGCAAGGCCGTCTTTACCGCGCCCTCCGTCTCCGCCCACGCCGAGGAGATTCTCTGGGACACCGTCGTTGAGATTTGCGGCAGCACCGTGCAGCAGTGTGTCGGGATAGTCTCCGACAGGTTCAAGACGGCTCTCAAGAATCTGGAAGATCGCCACCGTTGGATGGTCAACATCACCTGCCAGCATCACGCCTTCACCGCCTTGATCAAGGATTTCGGCAACGAGCTTCCCCTGTTCAAGACCGTCGCCGGCAATTGCCTCCAACTCGCCTCCTTCATCAACAACAACTCCCGAATCCGCCGCAGTTTCCACAAATACCAGCTCCAGGAATACGGGCACGCCGCCCTCTTCAGAGTGGAGGCCTCGGATTTGATAGAAGACATTATCGCCTCCGCAGGAGCTCTCCAGCTCCTCTTCTCCGACGAATCGTATAAAGAGGAGCCGGCAACAAGAGAAATAGAAGAAATGAGGAGAAATCCACACTTTTGGAATGAAGTAGAGGCAGTCCATTCTCTAGTGAAGATGATCAAATCAATGGCGCAAGAGATCGAAGCGGAAAAGCCGAGAATCGGGCAATGCCTCCCTCTCTGGGAGGAGCTCCGGGTGAAGCTAAAGGAATGGTGCTCCAAATTCCACATTCCTCAACCTCCCTTGGAGAGGATCGTAGAAAAAAGATTCAAGAAAAACTACCACCCATCATGGGCTGCAGCGTTCGTCCTTGATCCCCTCTACCTGATCAGAGACGCCACCGGAAAATACTTGCCACCGTTCAAATGCCTGACGAGTGACCAGGAGAAGGACGTGGACAGGCTGATCACGCGCCTGGTGTCGCGGGAGGAGGCCCACGTGGCTGTGATGGAGCTCATGAAGTGGAGGAGTCAAGGCCTGGACCCGGTGTACGCACAGGCGGTGCAGCTGAAGCAGAGGGATCCGAGTTCGGGGAAGATGAGGGTTGCCAACCCGCAGAGCAGCAGGCTCGTGTGGGAGACGTACCTCAGCGAGTTCAAGTCGCTAGGGAAGGTCGCGGTCAGGCTCATCTTCCTGCACGCGACCTCGTGCGCCCTGAAGCTCAACCGGCCCCTCGTGAGATGGGCGGGGCCGAGGGATAGGCTGCAGAAGATGATATTCATTGCTGCTCATTCCAAGATGGAGAGAATTCCCAATGAGGATGACAAGGATGGGGAGATCTTCGCCTTGGAAAATG GAGCATTTGATCCTTACATGGTGAGAACTTCATGA